Part of the Pseudodesulfovibrio mercurii genome is shown below.
CTCCGAGACCGAGAACCTGTTCATCATCGGCCAGTACCGCGACCACGACTACGTGCTGACCACCTACGAGCAGGTGCCGGAACTGCGCGTCCAGGAGCGCGGCCAGCTCAAGAGCGAGAAGTTTCCGCACCTGAAGCGGGTCTTCTACCTGGGCCATGAGAAGCACCGGGGCATGTACTCCATCCCCGAGCTCCAGGCCATGGCCGCCATGGTCACGGACGAGCAGTACGCCGAGCGCCAGGCCTCCCTGAACCCGTTCGACGTGGTCAACATGCAGTACACCTCGGGCACCACCGGGTTCCCCAAGGGCGTGCAGCTGACCCACTACAACATCGTCAACAACGGCTACTGGATCGGCGCGAACCAGAAGTTCGTGCCCGGCGACCGGCTCTGCCTGCCCGTGCCCCTGTTCCACTGCTTCGGCTGCGTGCTCGGGGTCATGGCCGCGGTCAACCACGCCGTGACCATGGTCCTGCTGGAGGACTTCGTGCCCCTGGACGTCATGGCCGCCATCGACCAGGAGCGCTGCACCGCCGTGTACGGCGTGCCGACCATGTACATCGCCATCCTCGACCACCCGCTTTTCACGCGCTTCGACTACTCGTCCCTGCGCACCGGGATCATGGCCGGTTCGCCCTGTCCGGTGGAGGTCATGAAGCGGGTCATCGAGCAGATGAACATGCGCGAGATCACCATCTGCTACGGGTTGACCGAAGGCAGCCCGGTCATGAGCCAGACCGTGGTCGGCGACTCCCTCAAGCACATGACCGAGACCGTGGGCCGGGCCATGCCCGAGATCGAGGTCCGGGTGGTCAATCCCGAGACCAACGAGGAGTGTCCCCCCGGCGTGGTCGGCGAGGTCTGCTGCCGGGGCTACAACGTCATGAAGGGCTACTACAACAACGAGAAGGCCACCCGCGACGCCATCGACGACGACGGCTGGCTGCACTCGGGCGACCTCGGGGTCATGGCCGAGGACGGCTACCTGACCATCACTGGCCGCCTCAAGGACATGATCATCCGCGGCGGCGAGAACATCTACCCCCGTGAGATCGAGGAGTTCCTGTACAAGATGGACGGCGTCCTGGACGTGCAGGTGGCCGGCGTGCCGAGCAGCAAGTTCGGCGAGGAATGCGGCGCCTTCGTCATCCGGAAGGGCGACGCGGACATCGAGGAAGAGGACATCATCGACTACTGCCGTGGCCGGATTTCCCGGTACAAGATCCCGAAATACGTGACCTTCGTGGACGCGTACCCCATGACCGCCTCGGGCAAGATCCAGAAATACAAGCTGCGCGAGCTGGCCGCCGACCTGTGGCCCGACGCCTAGCGATCGCGTGAACAATGCCGGGGGGGACCCGCTGTCGGAGGTCTCCCCCGGAATCCCTTGCCGCACGTATCGGCAGGGGGTAGGGCAACGGAGCGGCGGGCGTTCGGGAAAGGGGCTTTCCCGGCCGCGCGCATGCCCGCGCCGTTTGGGCGCACCCTTTTGAACAGTCCCCTTTTGGAGGTATGGAATGGAACAGTACAAGGAGATCGCGCCCCGTCTGGTGGGCGTGCGCGAGGGCATCGGCTGGACGCCCAAGGAGATGGCCGACCTGCTCGGCGTGACCGAGGAGAAGGTCCTGGCCTTCGAGTCCGGGACCATGGAGATTCCGGTGGGCTACCTGCTCGACGTGTCCCGGCTGTGCCGGGTGGACCTGACCACGCTCATTTCCGGCCGCGAGCCGCACCTGAAGTCCTATTCCCTGGTGCGCAGGAACGAGGGATTCTCCGTGGACCGGCGCAAGGACTACGACTACAAGTCCCTGGGCTACAAGTTCGCCGGGCGCGAGATGGAGCCCTTCCTCATCGAGGTCCCGCCCAAGTCCGGCGAGGACATGACCGAGACCGCCCACCGGGGCCAGGAGTTCATCTACGTGCTCGAAGGCCGCCTCGAGGTGCGCCTGGGCGGCGAACCGATCATCGTCGAGCCCGGCGACTCGCTCTATTTCAATTCGGAAACCCCCCACGCCCTGCGCGGCCTGGACGGCAAGCCCGTCCGTTTTCTCGACGTGATTCTATAGGGTCGGTCGGGAATCCCCCGACCCGCCCGGAACAAGTTCATGGATTTTTGTTGCGGAAAAAATCACGAAACCTGATCTGAATCACGGAGAAAACCCCCATGTTCACCAAAGAAGAATACGTCGATTACAAGGATTTTTGCGAACGATACACGCCCCAGTGCCCCGAGGATTTCAACTTCGCCTTCGACGTCCTGGACGCCAAGGACCCGAAAACCCCGGCGCTCATCCACGTGGACGACCACTACAACCGGCGCGATTTCGATTTCGGCTATTTCCAGGAGACCTCCTCCCGGCTGGCCAACGCGCTGGTCGCCAAGGGTGTGAAAAAGGGCGACCGGGTCATGGTCATTCTCTACCGGCGGGTGGAATACTGGGTGACCATGCTCGCCCTGCACCGCATCGGCGCGGTGCCCATCCCGTCCCCGTCCCTGCTGACCCGCAAGGACATCCGCGAGCGCGTCAACTACGCGGGCATCTCCACCCTCATCTGCGAGGACTCCATCGTGGAGCGCGTGGACCGGGCCCGGCCCGACTGCCCCGGTCTGAAACTGCTCGTCCAGGTGGAGGGCAAGGCCGAAAACGGCTGGCTCGACTTTGATGCGCTGCTCGCCTCGGGCGATCCGAGCTTCCCGCGCACCCCGGACTCCCCCGGCGGCAACGACCCCATGGTCATCTTCTTCTCCTCCGGCACCACGGGCCTGCCCAAGATGGTCCTGCACAACCACAAGTACGCCGCGTCCCACTACACCACCGGCGCGCTGTGGCACGACCTGGAGCCGGGCGACATCCACCTGACCGTGTCCGACACGGGCTGGGGCAAGTCGGTCTGGGGCAAGTTCTACGGCCAGTGGATGGCCGGGGCGATCATCTTCGTCTGGGATTTCCGGGGCAAGTTCCATCCCGGCGACCTGCTCAGGGTCGTGGCCGACAACAAGGTGACCACCTTCTGCGCGCCGCCGACCATCTACCGCTTCCTGGTGCGCGAGGACCTGTCCCAGTACGACCTGTCCAACCTGCGCCACTGCACCACGGCGGGCGAGCTGCTCAACGACTCGGTCTTCCACGCCTGGCAAAAGGCCGTGGGCATGCCCATCTTCGAGGGCTACGGCCAGACCGAGACCACCCTGCAGGTGGCCACCTTCAAGTTCATGGAGCCCAAGCCCGGCTCCATCGGCAAGCCCGTGCCCGGCTGGAACATCGCCCTCATGGACGAGGAGGGCAAACCCGTGCCCCAGGGCGAGGAGGGCGAGATCTGCATCAACATCGACTCGCCCGTGCTCGGCCTGTTCGACTCCTACATGGACGAGCCGGAAAAGACCGCCTGCGTCAAGTGCCACGGCTGGTACCACACCGGGGACAAGGCCTGGGCCGACGAGGACGGCTACCTCTGGTTCATGGGCCGCACCGACGACCTGATTAAATCCTCGGGGTACCGCATCGGACCCTTCGAGGTGGAGTCCGCCCTGGTGGCCCACGACGCGGTCATCGAGGCCGCCGTCACCGGCCTGCCCGACGACGTGCGCGGCCAGCTGGTCAAGGCCACCGTGGTCC
Proteins encoded:
- a CDS encoding AMP-binding protein, coding for MSALREITLGKLLNEKAELYPDIEAVVYVDRDFRLTYQEFDELTDTIAKGLMGLGVQKGEKVAVWANNVPYWVALQFATAKIGAVLLTVNTHYRSHELEYLLKHSETENLFIIGQYRDHDYVLTTYEQVPELRVQERGQLKSEKFPHLKRVFYLGHEKHRGMYSIPELQAMAAMVTDEQYAERQASLNPFDVVNMQYTSGTTGFPKGVQLTHYNIVNNGYWIGANQKFVPGDRLCLPVPLFHCFGCVLGVMAAVNHAVTMVLLEDFVPLDVMAAIDQERCTAVYGVPTMYIAILDHPLFTRFDYSSLRTGIMAGSPCPVEVMKRVIEQMNMREITICYGLTEGSPVMSQTVVGDSLKHMTETVGRAMPEIEVRVVNPETNEECPPGVVGEVCCRGYNVMKGYYNNEKATRDAIDDDGWLHSGDLGVMAEDGYLTITGRLKDMIIRGGENIYPREIEEFLYKMDGVLDVQVAGVPSSKFGEECGAFVIRKGDADIEEEDIIDYCRGRISRYKIPKYVTFVDAYPMTASGKIQKYKLRELAADLWPDA
- a CDS encoding helix-turn-helix domain-containing protein, producing MEQYKEIAPRLVGVREGIGWTPKEMADLLGVTEEKVLAFESGTMEIPVGYLLDVSRLCRVDLTTLISGREPHLKSYSLVRRNEGFSVDRRKDYDYKSLGYKFAGREMEPFLIEVPPKSGEDMTETAHRGQEFIYVLEGRLEVRLGGEPIIVEPGDSLYFNSETPHALRGLDGKPVRFLDVIL
- a CDS encoding AMP-binding protein yields the protein MFTKEEYVDYKDFCERYTPQCPEDFNFAFDVLDAKDPKTPALIHVDDHYNRRDFDFGYFQETSSRLANALVAKGVKKGDRVMVILYRRVEYWVTMLALHRIGAVPIPSPSLLTRKDIRERVNYAGISTLICEDSIVERVDRARPDCPGLKLLVQVEGKAENGWLDFDALLASGDPSFPRTPDSPGGNDPMVIFFSSGTTGLPKMVLHNHKYAASHYTTGALWHDLEPGDIHLTVSDTGWGKSVWGKFYGQWMAGAIIFVWDFRGKFHPGDLLRVVADNKVTTFCAPPTIYRFLVREDLSQYDLSNLRHCTTAGELLNDSVFHAWQKAVGMPIFEGYGQTETTLQVATFKFMEPKPGSIGKPVPGWNIALMDEEGKPVPQGEEGEICINIDSPVLGLFDSYMDEPEKTACVKCHGWYHTGDKAWADEDGYLWFMGRTDDLIKSSGYRIGPFEVESALVAHDAVIEAAVTGLPDDVRGQLVKATVVLAPGYEPSEDLTKQLQSFVRELTAPYKYPRVIEYVDELPKTISGKIKRKEIREADLARLAK